In Bacteroidota bacterium, a genomic segment contains:
- a CDS encoding TonB-dependent receptor, producing the protein MKFTVVLLFLSIAELSASVYSQSTSLTLNLKNTSVEKVLKQIESQSKYKFLYNHYLVDVNKKVDVHCNQCSMESILNHLFKNTNITYCIVDHQVVLVKNESSQHSSLEVLPPLRENLLAYNSVASIGFTGIFQQNKINGTVTDKSTGEVLPGVSIVIRGTTKGTITDVNGHFSIDVPAGEVRLVFSYMGYETQEVNAKGRTELDIELVSSVSKLDEVVVVGYGTAKKSDITGSLTSVSEKTLKERPVQNAIQALQGKAAGVDIVSNIRPGEIAKVTIRGTRSINGSNDPLYVVDGIIFMGSINDLNTNDISNIEILKDASATAIYGSRGANGVILITTKNGSKGQLTINYDASLTFDQIHSVTKWASAGEALDRMRLANINGGTYSGTLNYPDPTADINKFGNGDYYTVNAIRQGYEWNDPGIYSSVKMRASTADEIAKGWPAQVPIYNSGNIPGTDWIGLLTKTGITQNHQLSLSSGNENSKIYLSFGYFNNDGTQKNQNFRRYTAKINGDIAPLKWITVGTSINASMTKQQYGRINRSGSATGANDAYGIALGQYRMAKPYDSLGVMINYPGGNTTAPVWNPLIDINNTDDENKVISVQSNFYGELKFTPWLKYRMNFGSGFRYNRVGSWQGSLSTLRRTASPQTAAANYSTNDNFQYMLENLLYFDKKFGPHTIGATLMQSVQSNRTENSFINASKILYNTTEWYNQSANLNGNPDSYGTGYTKNQLMSYMGRLNYSLLNRYLFTASGRFDGASVLAEGHKWEFFPSFAVAWKMQEERFLKEIKWLSELKLRFGYGVTGNSAVGAYTTSGPLTQYNYVYENTPAIGYVPFTMPNPNLKWEQTDQTDIGLDFGFLANDITGTIDVYQSNTSKNLMERAIPAIIGFPSITDNIGKVRNRGIEISLSTVNIKTSNFRWTTDLNWSKNKEEIVELVNGKQDMTGNGWYIGQPIQDMRTFRAYEVAGLWQNTTEDLAEIAKWKANGYNFAPGQYKPVEQGTPNYKLEDNDKVIKGNPRPKWIGGMTNTFSYMNFELSGFMYARIGQSYFSSLQPGGSTSVTFNAAGYVRHMNPDNFWSPEHPNAEWPQPTTSSNTSNADVNRSTFINDGSFVIVRNIALSYTVPLKYIKKFSIKNCQVYGQVLNPFIWGGKVVKAGINPDDTNGWTNVNSIGDPTGGTNNNTVIIRSWVLGLRVGF; encoded by the coding sequence ATGAAATTCACGGTTGTACTTCTTTTTTTAAGTATTGCCGAACTTTCGGCAAGTGTTTATTCTCAATCAACTTCTCTTACTTTAAATCTGAAAAATACTTCAGTTGAAAAAGTTCTGAAGCAGATTGAAAGTCAAAGTAAGTATAAATTTCTATACAACCACTATCTGGTTGATGTCAACAAAAAGGTGGATGTCCATTGCAACCAGTGCAGTATGGAAAGTATCTTGAATCATCTGTTTAAAAACACAAACATTACCTATTGTATTGTTGATCATCAGGTTGTGCTTGTCAAAAATGAAAGTAGTCAACATTCTTCATTGGAAGTCTTACCACCCCTGAGGGAAAATTTACTGGCTTATAATTCGGTTGCAAGTATTGGTTTTACAGGAATTTTTCAACAGAACAAAATTAACGGAACTGTAACCGATAAAAGCACCGGAGAAGTATTGCCCGGTGTAAGCATAGTAATTAGGGGAACTACTAAAGGTACCATAACTGATGTTAATGGGCATTTTTCAATCGATGTTCCGGCAGGGGAAGTCAGATTGGTATTTTCCTATATGGGCTATGAAACGCAGGAGGTAAATGCAAAAGGCCGGACTGAGTTGGATATAGAGCTGGTATCCAGTGTTTCCAAACTGGATGAAGTAGTTGTGGTGGGTTATGGAACGGCCAAAAAAAGTGATATTACAGGCTCATTAACCAGTGTCAGCGAGAAAACGCTCAAGGAACGCCCGGTACAGAATGCTATTCAGGCCCTGCAGGGAAAGGCTGCCGGTGTCGATATTGTATCCAACATTCGTCCGGGAGAAATAGCTAAAGTTACCATCCGGGGAACACGTTCAATAAATGGATCCAATGACCCCTTATATGTGGTTGACGGTATTATTTTTATGGGCAGTATTAATGATTTAAATACCAATGATATTTCAAACATTGAAATATTAAAGGACGCTTCTGCCACAGCAATTTATGGTTCCCGTGGTGCCAACGGGGTCATTCTGATTACGACCAAAAATGGATCCAAGGGACAACTTACCATCAATTACGATGCTTCACTCACCTTTGACCAGATTCATTCTGTGACCAAGTGGGCTTCGGCAGGTGAAGCGTTGGACCGTATGAGGTTGGCGAATATCAACGGCGGAACTTACTCGGGAACCCTCAATTATCCTGATCCGACGGCAGATATCAATAAATTTGGTAATGGCGATTATTATACCGTTAATGCCATCAGGCAAGGTTATGAATGGAACGATCCCGGGATATACAGTTCAGTGAAAATGCGTGCTTCAACAGCCGATGAAATAGCCAAAGGATGGCCGGCCCAGGTACCAATCTATAACTCCGGCAACATTCCTGGCACAGACTGGATAGGTCTTCTTACCAAAACCGGAATTACGCAAAACCACCAGTTATCACTTTCATCCGGGAACGAAAATTCAAAAATATACCTTTCATTTGGTTATTTTAATAACGACGGTACGCAAAAAAACCAGAATTTCAGGCGCTATACTGCCAAGATTAATGGAGATATAGCACCATTAAAATGGATAACTGTTGGAACTTCGATAAATGCTTCTATGACAAAGCAGCAGTATGGGAGAATTAATAGGTCCGGTAGCGCAACAGGTGCGAATGATGCGTATGGTATAGCTTTGGGACAATATAGAATGGCTAAGCCTTACGATTCCCTTGGTGTAATGATAAATTATCCGGGTGGCAATACTACAGCCCCTGTTTGGAACCCATTAATAGATATAAATAATACCGATGATGAAAACAAGGTAATTAGTGTTCAATCTAATTTTTATGGTGAACTAAAATTCACTCCCTGGCTGAAATATCGTATGAATTTTGGATCTGGTTTCCGTTATAACCGGGTTGGATCCTGGCAGGGATCTCTGTCTACTTTGCGGCGGACAGCCAGTCCACAAACGGCTGCAGCCAATTACAGTACAAACGACAATTTCCAGTATATGCTTGAAAACCTCTTGTATTTTGACAAGAAATTCGGGCCTCATACCATTGGCGCGACCTTGATGCAGTCGGTTCAAAGTAATCGTACAGAGAACTCATTTATCAATGCCTCCAAAATTCTTTATAATACCACAGAATGGTATAACCAATCTGCCAATCTTAACGGAAACCCTGACAGCTATGGTACAGGTTACACGAAAAACCAACTGATGTCATATATGGGCCGTCTTAACTATTCTCTCCTGAACAGGTATTTGTTTACTGCTTCAGGACGTTTCGATGGGGCTTCCGTATTGGCCGAAGGACATAAATGGGAATTTTTCCCTTCTTTTGCAGTTGCCTGGAAAATGCAAGAAGAAAGATTTCTGAAAGAAATAAAATGGCTCAGTGAACTTAAACTTCGCTTTGGCTACGGAGTTACCGGTAATTCGGCTGTCGGAGCTTATACTACCTCTGGTCCTCTTACTCAGTATAATTATGTGTATGAAAATACACCGGCTATTGGTTATGTTCCATTTACAATGCCCAATCCTAATTTAAAATGGGAGCAAACGGATCAAACTGACATTGGATTGGATTTTGGTTTCCTTGCAAATGATATTACGGGTACAATTGATGTATATCAGTCGAATACAAGTAAAAATCTTATGGAAAGGGCAATACCTGCTATTATTGGTTTCCCAAGTATTACCGATAACATCGGGAAGGTAAGGAATAGAGGTATTGAAATATCCCTTTCAACGGTAAATATCAAAACCAGTAATTTCCGTTGGACAACAGACCTGAATTGGTCCAAAAACAAGGAGGAGATAGTTGAACTGGTAAACGGGAAGCAGGACATGACCGGGAATGGTTGGTACATTGGTCAACCAATTCAGGATATGCGGACGTTCCGTGCATATGAGGTCGCTGGTTTATGGCAAAATACAACCGAAGATCTGGCTGAAATTGCCAAGTGGAAGGCAAATGGCTATAATTTTGCTCCCGGGCAATATAAACCTGTCGAACAGGGTACTCCCAATTATAAACTCGAGGATAATGATAAAGTGATCAAAGGGAATCCCCGGCCTAAATGGATAGGGGGTATGACCAATACCTTCAGCTATATGAATTTTGAACTTAGTGGTTTTATGTATGCCCGTATAGGTCAATCCTATTTCTCCTCCTTACAACCTGGCGGTTCAACTAGTGTAACTTTTAATGCAGCAGGGTATGTCCGCCACATGAATCCGGATAATTTCTGGTCGCCCGAACATCCCAATGCCGAATGGCCGCAACCTACTACCAGTTCTAATACTTCAAATGCTGATGTAAACCGTTCCACTTTTATTAATGACGGATCTTTTGTGATCGTCAGGAATATTGCACTTTCTTATACGGTTCCTCTAAAGTATATTAAGAAGTTCAGTATTAAAAATTGCCAGGTTTACGGACAGGTTCTTAATCCCTTCATTTGGGGTGGGAAGGTTGTAAAAGCAGGCATCAATCCTGACGACACCAATGGCTGGACCAATGTTAATTCTATTGGCGATCCCACAGGGGGTACTAATAACAATACGGTGATTATCAGAAGTTGGGTGCTGGGACTCAGGGTCGGTTTTTAA
- a CDS encoding DUF4974 domain-containing protein, whose amino-acid sequence MFKNDFWRLAGRKLAGEATDKDLSRLSGLTDRDPHKAEKLRILDDIWKSEIPVPDSSISRTAFEKLKVQIESDQRDSYPKKENRQVKKSIDFAVIYKMAAVLVVILSAFFGIYKLSQKTFKSFAPTEKYVERVNSKGVKACIILSDGTTVWLNADSRLKYPEEFKGNKREVYLEGEAFFDVIKNPNAPFIVKTSEIEIKVLGTSFNVSCYPDEANVTTTLVRGKVIIQKETNKSITTEACLMPNQSAIFNRKDKKIILKKVDSRINSSWKNGKLVFSDESMDEVVKKLERWYNVKIVLKDKELKKYSYTATFEGESMEKVLKLLEISAPITYTIARDTLITLMRKK is encoded by the coding sequence ATGTTTAAAAATGATTTTTGGAGATTGGCAGGCCGGAAACTGGCGGGTGAAGCTACAGACAAGGATTTGTCCAGGTTGTCAGGATTAACGGATAGAGATCCTCATAAGGCTGAAAAATTGCGAATCCTTGATGACATTTGGAAATCGGAAATCCCTGTACCTGATTCATCGATCAGTAGGACTGCTTTTGAAAAACTGAAAGTTCAGATTGAATCCGATCAAAGGGATTCTTACCCTAAAAAAGAAAACCGGCAGGTTAAAAAATCGATTGATTTTGCCGTGATCTATAAAATGGCAGCAGTACTTGTTGTAATTCTTTCTGCCTTTTTTGGGATATATAAGTTATCCCAAAAAACTTTTAAATCATTTGCCCCGACTGAGAAATATGTGGAAAGGGTTAATTCTAAAGGTGTAAAGGCCTGTATCATTTTATCGGATGGAACTACCGTGTGGCTTAATGCCGACAGCCGGTTAAAATATCCGGAAGAATTTAAAGGTAATAAGCGGGAAGTGTACCTGGAAGGGGAGGCCTTTTTTGATGTCATAAAAAATCCCAATGCCCCTTTTATTGTAAAAACTTCTGAAATTGAGATTAAGGTTTTGGGCACCAGTTTCAATGTCTCCTGTTATCCGGATGAGGCCAACGTCACTACAACTTTGGTCAGGGGGAAGGTGATTATTCAGAAGGAAACTAACAAAAGTATTACAACTGAAGCTTGCTTAATGCCTAATCAAAGTGCAATTTTTAACCGGAAAGATAAAAAAATCATTTTAAAAAAGGTGGATTCCCGCATCAACAGTTCATGGAAAAACGGCAAACTGGTTTTTAGCGATGAATCCATGGATGAAGTGGTAAAAAAGCTTGAAAGATGGTATAATGTTAAAATAGTGTTGAAGGACAAAGAACTGAAAAAGTATAGTTACACGGCCACATTTGAAGGGGAATCGATGGAAAAGGTGTTAAAATTACTGGAAATCTCTGCTCCAATTACTTATACCATTGCCCGGGACACTTTGATTACCTTAATGAGGAAAAAATAA